Proteins encoded in a region of the Vicinamibacteria bacterium genome:
- a CDS encoding S8 family serine peptidase: protein MMGFPKTPFPFPARGIALLVMALVPVPGSPQVTIDEGPLPPPTLRRSSPSLDSRLAQLAEIDRREGREAASRFAAANAIPLDAHQRVRVLIHPGTAFSIGAETAIAARVLAFGGDVQGRVGDLVEALVAIEAVEWLSGPREIGWIEPAPLPVTMQVTSQGVAVTQASEILEGGASYRPSAEPIRVGILDGGFEGYSSLLGGELPASVTARSFHPLGIGGGGVMHGTACAEIVHDMAPDADLYLANFDTLSQHGEAVDWLVSQGVEVISYSVGWYNAGPGDGRGRVNDHVRRATTAGVEWVGSAGNDAETHWEATFSDTSGDGWHNYTSTDEGNTVSLREGDVFIVFLNWDDWFQSSQDYDLYIFDSSSGRLVAFSENYQDGSQPPTEAAGFVAPSSGNYFVAIRQFSATRNVKLEAFFFTSSPNRVQYVVPEGSLAIPADTDGAIAVGATYWRDDALEPFSSQGPTTDGRTKPDLSAPDGVDTATYLALGGPFFGTSASAPHVAGAIALLKARFGIYSLDQVIEILYGRALDRGAAGKDNRYGEGRLDLVGR, encoded by the coding sequence ATGATGGGATTCCCAAAAACCCCCTTCCCGTTTCCGGCTAGGGGCATTGCTCTTCTGGTGATGGCGCTTGTGCCGGTGCCCGGCTCGCCGCAGGTGACGATTGACGAGGGTCCGCTCCCGCCCCCGACACTGCGCCGGAGCTCTCCGAGTCTCGATTCGCGCCTCGCGCAGCTCGCCGAGATCGACCGCCGGGAGGGCCGGGAAGCCGCCTCCCGCTTCGCGGCGGCCAACGCCATTCCTCTCGACGCGCACCAACGAGTCCGAGTGCTCATTCATCCGGGGACCGCCTTCTCGATCGGGGCGGAAACGGCGATCGCCGCGCGGGTTCTCGCGTTCGGCGGGGACGTGCAGGGACGGGTCGGCGATTTGGTCGAGGCCCTGGTGGCCATCGAGGCCGTGGAGTGGCTCTCGGGCCCTCGCGAGATCGGCTGGATCGAGCCCGCCCCGCTTCCGGTCACGATGCAGGTGACTAGCCAGGGCGTCGCCGTCACCCAGGCGAGCGAGATCCTGGAAGGCGGCGCGTCCTATCGCCCGTCGGCGGAACCGATCCGAGTGGGCATTCTGGATGGGGGATTCGAGGGCTATTCGAGTCTGCTCGGCGGCGAGCTGCCCGCGAGCGTCACCGCCCGGTCGTTCCATCCGCTGGGGATCGGAGGAGGAGGCGTCATGCACGGGACGGCATGCGCCGAGATCGTGCACGATATGGCACCTGACGCGGATCTCTATCTCGCGAACTTCGATACCCTGAGCCAACACGGCGAGGCCGTGGACTGGCTCGTTTCGCAGGGGGTGGAGGTGATCTCTTACTCCGTCGGCTGGTACAACGCCGGCCCCGGCGACGGGCGGGGAAGGGTCAACGATCACGTCCGCCGGGCGACCACGGCCGGCGTCGAGTGGGTAGGGTCGGCGGGCAACGACGCGGAGACCCACTGGGAAGCGACCTTCTCCGACACCAGCGGCGACGGCTGGCACAACTACACGTCAACCGACGAGGGCAACACCGTCTCCCTCCGGGAGGGCGACGTCTTCATCGTCTTCCTGAACTGGGACGACTGGTTCCAGTCGAGCCAGGACTACGACCTCTACATCTTCGACTCATCGAGCGGCCGGCTGGTGGCGTTCTCCGAAAACTATCAGGACGGCTCGCAGCCCCCCACGGAGGCCGCGGGATTCGTCGCGCCCTCTTCGGGCAACTACTTCGTCGCGATACGCCAGTTCAGCGCCACGCGAAACGTGAAGCTCGAGGCCTTCTTCTTCACCAGCTCCCCGAATCGGGTGCAGTACGTGGTGCCCGAGGGCAGCCTGGCCATCCCCGCCGACACAGATGGCGCGATCGCGGTTGGAGCGACCTACTGGCGTGACGACGCACTGGAACCTTTCAGCTCTCAGGGGCCCACGACCGACGGACGGACGAAGCCGGACCTCTCCGCCCCCGACGGAGTGGATACCGCGACCTACCTGGCCCTGGGGGGGCCCTTTTTCGGGACATCCGCCTCGGCCCCGCACGTGGCGGGGGCCATCGCCTTGCTGAAGGCCCGATTCGGGATCTACAGCCTGGATCAGGTCATCGAGATCCTCTACGGCCGCGCTCTCGACCGGGGTGCGGCGGGCAAGGACAATCGGTACGGGGAGGGACGGCTCGACCTCGTCGGCCGATGA
- a CDS encoding outer membrane beta-barrel protein, protein MKPEKGGIMRPRFRSLMRAPYRLLPLLLILLAPSSAFPNEDRQDVPASDPGPAGETLEGTRGYVGAFGGYSTAGAEGLEDGFLVGGNAAFFLLEHVGIEAGVHRRSTDLASTPSNALSGGSLDSTIVTAGVVFRFPVSARVVPYVAGGVAYFSNSFEIDASLSGRLAALNFQATEEVDSALGFNVGGGAYVVLARRFQVFGEARYLNALSDTRAELRDTISGTTAEVGGNQGLNSLEIRAGVHFVFSRR, encoded by the coding sequence GTGAAGCCCGAGAAAGGGGGGATCATGCGCCCGCGCTTTCGCTCGCTGATGCGAGCGCCGTATCGTCTGCTCCCGTTGCTCCTCATTCTGCTCGCCCCCTCGTCGGCCTTCCCTAATGAGGACCGCCAGGATGTGCCGGCCTCCGACCCAGGCCCGGCCGGTGAGACGCTCGAGGGTACCCGTGGCTATGTCGGGGCCTTCGGGGGATATTCGACGGCCGGCGCCGAGGGCCTGGAGGACGGATTTCTGGTCGGCGGAAACGCCGCCTTCTTCTTGCTGGAGCACGTCGGCATCGAGGCCGGCGTCCACCGCCGGAGCACGGATCTCGCCTCGACGCCGTCGAACGCGCTCTCGGGAGGCTCGCTGGATTCGACGATCGTCACCGCGGGCGTCGTCTTTCGCTTTCCGGTGAGTGCGCGTGTGGTTCCCTACGTCGCGGGCGGAGTGGCGTATTTCTCGAACAGTTTCGAGATCGATGCATCGCTCTCCGGCCGACTGGCCGCCTTGAACTTCCAGGCAACGGAAGAGGTGGATAGCGCGCTGGGGTTCAACGTCGGAGGCGGAGCGTACGTCGTCTTGGCCCGTCGGTTCCAGGTCTTTGGGGAGGCCCGATACCTGAACGCGCTGTCGGATACCAGGGCCGAGCTCCGGGACACGATCAGCGGGACCACAGCCGAGGTCGGAGGCAACCAGGGCCTGAACTCGCTCGAGATCCGCGCGGGCGTGCATTTCGTGTTCTCGCGACGCTAG
- a CDS encoding panthothenate synthetase, with product MRMLVSFQNPVEPFNTMVKNGTAGPAIKKILEAIKPEAVYFCANKGKRGGIMVVDLPDASYIPKIAEHLFLTFESTVEFVPCMLPEDLEKARLEDFQEKR from the coding sequence ATGCGCATGCTGGTTAGTTTCCAAAACCCGGTAGAACCTTTCAATACGATGGTCAAGAACGGAACCGCTGGGCCCGCGATCAAAAAAATTCTGGAGGCGATCAAACCCGAGGCGGTGTACTTCTGCGCCAACAAAGGCAAACGGGGTGGCATCATGGTCGTGGATCTGCCGGATGCCTCCTACATCCCCAAAATCGCCGAGCACCTGTTCCTGACATTCGAGTCGACGGTCGAGTTCGTGCCCTGCATGCTCCCGGAGGACTTGGAGAAGGCACGACTGGAGGATTTCCAGGAAAAAAGGTGA